The following proteins are encoded in a genomic region of Phycisphaera sp.:
- the atpG gene encoding ATP synthase F1 subunit gamma, with the protein MAKTREIKKRIKAVKNIQRITRTMQMIATSKFAKSQSRAEATKPYTEGIFELVQELAATAGNVNHPLIEGPEGGFKDDAKPLTLVITSDRGLCGPYNGSILRTAIKKLRADKAAIGGPVEVVGKKGVAFMKFNGVQVTKHHTQFSDRPEFEDVQELAQNYIELFEAGRITGVNLVYMRYESVAKQTPASVQLLPLKPPAVEAEAGAMTAQYEFSPDAEGLLAELLPETVKTTLFQAFNDAVVSENIARMVAMKSATDNAGKMGKALKRKFNRARQAQITTELTEIVSGAAALG; encoded by the coding sequence ATGGCCAAGACCCGTGAAATCAAGAAGCGCATCAAGGCGGTCAAGAACATCCAGCGGATCACCCGCACGATGCAGATGATCGCCACCAGCAAGTTCGCCAAGAGCCAGAGCCGGGCCGAGGCGACCAAGCCGTACACCGAGGGCATCTTCGAGCTGGTCCAGGAGCTGGCCGCCACCGCCGGCAACGTCAACCACCCGCTCATCGAGGGCCCCGAGGGCGGATTCAAGGACGACGCCAAGCCGCTGACCCTGGTCATCACCAGCGACCGCGGCCTGTGCGGCCCCTACAACGGCTCGATCCTGCGCACGGCCATCAAGAAGCTGCGGGCCGACAAGGCTGCCATTGGTGGCCCCGTCGAGGTCGTGGGCAAGAAGGGCGTGGCCTTCATGAAATTCAACGGCGTGCAGGTGACCAAGCACCACACGCAGTTCAGCGACCGCCCCGAGTTCGAGGACGTCCAGGAACTCGCCCAGAACTACATCGAGCTGTTCGAGGCCGGCCGCATCACCGGCGTCAACCTCGTCTACATGCGGTACGAGAGCGTGGCCAAGCAGACCCCCGCGAGCGTGCAGCTGCTGCCCCTCAAGCCGCCCGCCGTCGAGGCGGAAGCCGGCGCGATGACCGCCCAGTACGAGTTCAGCCCCGACGCCGAGGGCCTGCTGGCCGAGCTGCTGCCCGAGACGGTGAAGACCACGCTGTTCCAGGCCTTCAACGACGCCGTGGTGAGCGAGAACATCGCCCGCATGGTGGCGATGAAGTCGGCGACGGACAACGCCGGCAAGATGGGCAAGGCCCTGAAGCGCAAGTTCAACCGTGCGCGCCAGGCCCAGATCACGACCGAACTGACGGAGATCGTGTCGGGTGCCGCGGCGCTGGGGTAG